In Phragmites australis chromosome 24, lpPhrAust1.1, whole genome shotgun sequence, the following are encoded in one genomic region:
- the LOC133907186 gene encoding uncharacterized protein LOC133907186 encodes MAQFNELKQSMEELTNNFQALMAHLQDPPRDNANGSHHEDEVDETEEEAAARRAREQRRRRERAAANARRPPLPGRGNGGRGAGRDHERGLGLEESGSEEEEDNEVDQPHHDDRRRHRGNRGRNQPNGERFGKLKFTMPKFDGGFDPEAYLTWELKVDKIFRLHNYSEQKKMAMAALEFDGYALIWWEQMLNDREEVGQGDVRSWAEMKREMRARFVPKHYRRDLFDKLQNLKQGSLSVDEYYKEMEKAMIRANVYEDEEQSIARFMSGLHRNIQRIVEFQQYRNLIELVHQASKAERQLQQDMKSNRGVSFSSRSAPSGSKFTPRGSASRGSISNSSGGARSSNFGASSGKELAAPNERNKSANSSSTSVGSFTKSSGIQCFKCGGRDHVIKECPNNRIIIVNDQGEYESASDEEHEEIEEEGNMEQDICEFETGAALVVTQILSVQMSEAENGQRHNLFQTRAKVEDKVCKVIIDGGSCHNLASKEMVEKLGLKLLKHPHPYHVQWLNNSGSIKIAHRVKIPFKIGEYIDTVECDVAPMTVCHMLLGRPWQYDRSSLHCGRTNQYTIKWKGKELILKPMTPQQILAEHLQKSSNVRNESGKEGEKKNSSALHKSVSESHKLNMRENKK; translated from the coding sequence ATGGCACAATTCAACGAGttgaagcaaagcatggaagagctAACGAACAATTTTCAAGCACTTATGGCCCATTTGCAGGATCCACCTCGTGATAACGCAAATGGAAGTCatcatgaagatgaagttgatgaAACGGAAGAAGAAGCTGCTGCTCGACGTGCAAGAGAACAGCGAAGACGTAGAGAGCGAGCtgctgcaaatgcaagaagacCTCCACTTCCAGGACGTGGAAATGGTGGTAGAGGTGCTGGTCGTGACCATGAGAGAGGTCTTGGACTAGAGGAAAGTGGgagtgaagaggaagaagacaatgaGGTTGATCAGCCCCATCATGATGACCGTCGACGTCACCGCGGGAATCGTGGGCGTAATCAGCCCAACGGGGAGAGGTTTGGCAAGTTAAAATTCACCATGCCCAAGTTTGATGGAGGGTTTGATCCTGAAGCATATCTTACATGGGAGTTGAAGGTGGATAAAATTTTTCGCTTGCACAACTATTCTGAGCAGAAGAAGATGGCCATGGCTGCTCTTGAGTTCGATGGCTATGCTCTAATCTGGTGGGAGCAAATGCTAAATGATAGAGAAGAAGTTGGCCAAGGTGATGTACGTTCATGGGCtgaaatgaagagagaaatgaggGCAAGATTTGTCCCCAAACATTATCGTCGTGATCTTTTTGATAAGCTACAGAATCTGAAGCAAGGAAGCCTTAGTGTTGATGAGTATTATAaagaaatggagaaggcaaTGATTAGAGCCAATgtatatgaagatgaagagcaatCAATTGCACGTTTTATGTCAGGGCTGCATCGTAATATTCAGCGTATTGTTGAATTTCAGCAGTACCGCAATCTTATTGAGTTGGTCCATCAAGCAAGCAAAGCTGAACGACAGTTGCAGCAGGACATGAAGTCCAATAGAGGAGTATCTTTCAGCTCGAGAAGTGCCCCAAGTGGAAGCAAATTCACACCACGAGGTAGTGCAAGTAGAGGTTCAATTTCCAACTCAAGTGGTGGTGCACGCTCAAGCAATTTTGGTGCTTCTAGTGGTAAAGAGTTGGCTGCTCCAAATGAGAGGAACAAATCAGCAAACTCATCATCTACTTCAGTGGGTTCTTTCACCAAGAGTAGTGGGATTCAATGCTTCAAGTGTGGTGGTCGTGATCATGTTATAAAGGAGTGTCCAAATAATCGgatcattattgtaaatgacCAAGGAGAGTATGAATCTGCTAGtgatgaagaacatgaagagattGAAGAGGAAGGTAATATGGAGCAGGACATCTGTGAATTTGAAACTGGAGCTGCTCTTGTTGTAACTCAAATTTTGAGTGTGCAAATGAGTGAAGCTGAAAATGGACAGCGGCACAATCTTTTCCAAACCAGAGCCAAGGTTGAAGACAAGGTGTGTAAagtaatcattgatggtggaaGCTGCCACAATCTTGCTAGCAAGGAAATGGTTGAAAAGCTTGGTTTAAAGCTGCTGAAACATCCTCATCCTTATCATGTGCAATGGCTAAATAATTCAGGTTCAATTAAGATTGCACATAGAGTGAAAATTCCTTTCAAGATTGGTGAATATATTGACACCGTGGAGTGTGATGTGGCACCCATGACAGTGTGTCATATGCTTCTAGGAAGACCATGGCAATATGATCGGTCCTCTCTACATTGTGGTCGGACCAATCAATACACCATCAAGTGGAAGGGCAAGGAGTTGATTCTTAAACCCATGACACCGCAGCAAATCCTCGCTGAGCACTTACAAAAGAGCTCCAATGTGAGGAATGAGAGTGgaaaagaaggagagaaaaagaattcGAGTGCCCTCCACAAATCGGTGAGTGAGAGCCACAAGCTAAACATGAGAGAAAACAAGaaatga